In one Nicotiana tomentosiformis chromosome 6, ASM39032v3, whole genome shotgun sequence genomic region, the following are encoded:
- the LOC104094749 gene encoding agamous-like MADS-box protein AGL11 has product MGRGKIEIKRIENNTNRQVTFCKRRNGLLKKAYELSVLCEAEIALIVFSSRGRVYEYSNNNIKATIDRYKKATSETSNACTTQELNAQFYQQESKKLRQQIQMIQNSNRHLVGEGLSSLNVRELKQLENRLERGITRIRSKKHEMILAETENLQKREIQLEQENAFLRSKVAENERLQELSMMPAGGQEYSAIQQYLARNMLQLNMMEGGVPNSYHHQLPTDKKSLELQ; this is encoded by the exons ATGGGTCGAGGAAAGATAGAGATAAAGAGGATAGAGAACAACACAAACAGGCAGGTGACATTCTGCAAGAGGAGAAATGGACTCCTCAAAAAGGCCTATGAACTCTCAGTACTTTGTGAAGCTGAGATTGCTCTTATTGTTTTCTCCAGCCGTGGCCGCGTCTATGAGTACTCTAACAATAA CATTAAGGCAACTATTGATCGGTACAAGAAGGCAACTTCAGAAACCTCTAATGCTTGCACCACTCAAGAGCTCAATGCTCAG TTTTACCAACAAGAATCGAAAAAGCTGCGCCAACAGATACAGATGATCCAGAATTCAAACAG GCATTTGGTTGGTGAAGGCTTAAGCTCTTTGAATGTAAGAGAGCTGAAGCAGTTGGAGAACAGACTTGAACGAGGCATTACTAGAATTAGGTCAAAAAAG CATGAGATGATACTAGCTGAAACTGAGAATTTGCAGAAGAGG GAAATTCAACTTGAACAAGAGAATGCATTCCTCAGATCAAAG GTAGCTGAAAATGAGAGGCTTCAGGAACTAAGCATGATGCCAGCTGGGGGGCAAGAGTACAGTGCAATTCAGCAATATTTAGCAAGAAATATGCTTCAACTTAATATGATGGAAGGAGGAGTCCCTAATTCCTATCATCATCAATTACCTACTGACAAGAAGTCCCTTGAGCTTCAGTAG